GAAAAAGATGTAGAACCAGAGTTAACATTTGGAGATATTTATTCAGCAAAAATAACCGAAATACGTGAAAATGGTGTTATGGTTACATTGTATCCTAATATGGTACCAACACTACTGCCTAATTCACAATTAGATCAACGTAATATTCATCATCCTAGCGTACTCGGATTGAACATTGGAGATGAACTACAAGTGAAGTATTTTGGACGCGACCCGGCAAATGGACGCATGAGATTATCTCGAAAAGTGTTACAGACTACAAATCTTGAACAAAATGTTAACCATTTTAGTAAATTGAACCAATAAttgttaaaaatactttttgtatCAAATTGTATCATTTTCTTATTAATAACaatgttaataataaaaaattcttttatataatcgttttattttcattttttatttcgaataaaatatttatctgCACTATCATTGAACAATAAATAAGataatttgtataatattaaatatttaaatatttctcatttgtatataaataacgttaaaaaacttctttttttctAATGATCCATTACATGGTCCATTACTTATTTCTTAAATCAATAGAACCTGAAATTTGTCCAAATTCTTATTCAACTTTTTCAACATGAAAATGCAATTTCAGCGACTTATTACACGGAAAATGTCGTGCATTTGAAGAGTTAAGTATTTACAAACATCGAGttatttaaaacttttttcGTTATTAACACTACAACGTTACAATATTAACGTATATTGGAAGTGCTCGAATATCAAGATAGAAATAATGATTTCACGTTTCCTTTACCGCTGTGTTTTTAAACGAACATCTAGTTTTGTCCTTAGCGTGGTTGTCGCTTCCGTATTCTTCGAAAGAGCTTACGATCACGCTTGCGAAAGCACTTTCGAATGGATAAACGAAGGggtatgttaaaaatattttctattaataCAATTATAAGACATCAGGAAAAATTTTGATTGCTATTTTGTACACGTAATCACAGCTtcgaaataaatacattttagttTTATACCGTGATTTATATACATGTGTATGTAAAAGCTTGCTCGTTTAAAGGTATGTTTTTAGTTTTGACGATTCTTGGTGTCTACCTTATAACAGAGTTTTCGAATTATGCAATTAAACTTTATACTTTCGTGTCTTTCTCGTAGAGGCTTTGGATGCATATAAAACATAAATACGAGGAAACACCACACACGTTGAATTATCAACATAATTCCGTTGAAGAAAGTACGTCCAATTTGCAAGAAATATCCAACAAGATCAGGAAGAAGGACTGAATGTCTCGTAGCACAAAGAAATTCTTGTTAAATAATAtatgaagaaaaggaagaaaaatcgtttatagatttattattattattatttattattattattattatattattattattattagatttataGCTATTTCCTGTATTTATTTTGTTCACAGCGGAATGTTCGAGTTACTATATTTCACGTATATACGTCGCGATATTCGATATTATCATAAATGTAGCATTATTCGCGtaaaaaaatacagaaaattgacgattcctgtattttatcgataagaaTACACGATACCTTGACATATCGTTATTTAAAACgaataattttctcgaaatgttACGATAAGGATTACCAAATAGGATTGCAATTTCACAAATAATTctcctatttttgaaaaaatatccaACGAAggttacagttttttaaaacgtGTTTCATAAAAGATGCAGCTCTCGAACGTTTATAAGTGACAAGTGATAAGTTACTAAACTTACAACTCCCGTTGGACCAAAGAAATTTACTCTCCTGCCTTTTCATTTCCCGTTTAGTCGCGAACTCGTAGAGAGtacattttaaaaatcataGAAATAGTAATTAACGAGGAGAAATTGTTTCGCATACTCGGAACAAAAACGAAATCTTTCTTTCCATCCCTCtcgtttaattaataaaatcaaagAAACATAGAAAGATAAGATATCATTGCAGATCGCAATTTTTAAGATCTAAGGTTTTTCAAGATACACTTTTAAACGAACACCTCGATATGATACGCGATCTAAGCTGATAAACCGTGAAGAAGAAGGAACAATGGTAAAggcgataatatgaaaattcgcaaAGCCTCCTCGCGAGAAACGCGCTCAAATATCTCTGTAAAATGTTTCTCGCTTTGGCGCGTATAGTAATCCTTGAATTTTTCATCACTCTCGCTAACACtttgaaccctttgcactcgagggtCGAGCCTCAGTCGCCATTCCATCGGATTCTGAAAGATCCATGTTAATTAATATGTCAAATTCAAAGTTGCTCTTAATTTCTATACGATGTCTCATCCACAGTTTCAAAGGTATCTTCGATTTTATGGCAGAAGGTCCTCGAATCGCTATTTTCTTCTAACGAACAAAATtggtttctttgtcgcgttgcAGCGGATGTGATTTCTTCTTTAGTTCTTATCTGGAATTATCGGAGCAATTGATTCACGGTAATCGATATATCCGACTAGATatagaaaaaataagaaaagcaCTTTCCGTTTCCTATATAAACGTTGCCTGTTTACGAGAAATGAAAGGTACACGGTGCAACAGAGTGTTACACTTCGAAGCGTTCGAGAAGAGGCATCGTGCAGAGAATATTCACGAGGGCAAATGAATCGAAGTAGCGGCTCTCGTTACATTGTACTTTGACGAAATCGTTCCAGAGAATCACGAAAGTAAGCACTATTACCATCTATCTCGAACTCGATTCGTATCGTCGCCCCGTTTCAATCGAGTCGAAGCCTAAAATCTTCcctttctatttttcttcccCGTCGTTCGTTTGCGGTAACGCTAGCAAATCTGACATGTCAATGATTCGCTGGTATAGGTGATCGAGGTGAATGAAAATTCGTGTTTTACTTTCAGCAATCCTCGAGTCGCCATGTTGTTAATCAGCCTTGCACTAGCGTTCATCTTCTCGCCGTTCGTCGTACTTGGAGACATCGTACCGATCACAGAGGCATACGATATCTGCCAGAATGAAATTGTAACATTAGGGTCATTCTTTTATGTATCGGTTGACCCAAACGCTTTTGTTTCCTCTTCGATAAAGTGCATAAAACTGCAGTATACATTGTCgcatttgactttcggaacgtTTAATCGTGTGCCGAATTTGGAGTACCTCAATCTCGAGGGTAATCAGATTGATGCACGCAATTTATTCTCTTTCGGAAGTCTTTACAATGCGAAAATTCTAATTCTCGGTCCCCAAAGAATCTCTTTTCGGGACTCATTGATAATACAGGGCTGGTTTCCTGAACTTTGGTACTTGAATTTACGATATGCTAACATCAACGGTATACAGGACCCAATGTATAATGCTTTTCCCAAATTAACACATTTGGATCTCTCGGGAAATCGTCTCTCGTACAACGTAGACGACCTGAATGTATTTCCTGACACGTTAACGCATCTTGATCTTACTGATAATTATATTTATGGAGTCTCGTTAGGAAAGTTTGCTAATCTGACGTCGTTAATATTAGATAACAATAAGTTGGAAGCAATAGGTGGTTGGAACGGTTTATCGAAGCTGCAGAATTTATCGGTAGCGGACAATCCAATTCGTTGGATTTATACCGGTGGTCTGACCAATCTTCGATATCTGAATCTCGCCGGGACTAATTTAGGGGGAAGTTTTGCTTTCGATAATTTGCAACCTCTGAAATTGTTAGAGATTCTTGTGTTAGATCGAAATTCATACACCTATGTTCCTCATTTACCTTTAAATATAACTACACTCTCGTTAAATTGTAACTCTATAAGGTATCTGGATAGCGACTCCTTCCCCGGCTTGTCACATTTGAAGAAGCTATTCATAAACGGGAATAACATTACGTATGTTTACTCGGATACTTTCACGACTCAAACGCAATTGGAAGAACTACACTTAGCTGATAATCTATTGTGGCACTTGCCAATGACCTGGGCTCAATCTATGAAGAAACTTCGATACCTAGACTTATCTGGGAACCAATTCACTTTGTTGAATTCGATAATTTATAATGCTGATCTGCCTATGGAACATCTATATCTCGAGCGCAACCCTATTTCGTATCTAAATCGCAGTACGTTCGAAATGCTACCAGAAAATATATCGATTTACCTGAATATTGGGTCAAAATCTACTAGTACTTCATGTCTATAAAATTACCTAGAATAGAGCAGCACTATTTTTTTTAGGCCGTTTTCATCTTACGTAGTACTTACAGTAATATTAAACTTACTTTGTATTAGATATAATTCCTAGAATTGTCGCGCAAATAAATATATTGCAACTGTAAAACGGAAAAGCACGTatatcgttttatttttttttttgcctttCCTTCCTTCCAACTAATCGTATCAATTTAGCCTTTGATGTATACGATCTTGCGATCCATAGTTTTCGAGGAATGAACGCGTATTTGTGTAACGTAGTACTTGTACGGGAAATAGCGATGAAAAGCAGCAGCTCGAACTTTTAGATTTATATCTGCGAGTGTCGAAGGAAGATGGTGTGTGGCGTGTGCATGATAATCGTGTGGTAGGAATAGACGTGGCAGTGTCGAGTGCGAACGAAGGGCGTAAGTTTAAGTATGCGTTTGAAGATTTAGAGTCCGTGGGAAAGGACTGAGCGACGTCTCAAGGTTGCGAGAGGGGGCAGTGTTTGAATAGGATTTGAATCAGTGTGTATTCTTGACAGTGTGAGTCAGCGAGCGATTGCTTATCTTTATCTTCCAAACATATTATTTATCTATTACATTTCTTGCTCCCCTGATCTCGTTTCGTAGAAAAATTTCCCAAACGCCAGGGTAGAAGaggaatttatataaaaaaaaagaaaaatgatcgAGAATCACAGTCATTAGGTACGTCGGTTTTTATCACTTTCTAATACATCGAACGAATCGATATTTtgattaaatttcttttttttattgttattgtacCGTTTGAGTTTAGTTATCGAAATATTCGCAAGAAGCTTTCGCTGCTATATATTACAAGTTCTGTGTATACGTAATTAAAAAAAACGATGTCGTTCAAATTATAGGAATCAATATCGATGGATCTACGtagttgaatatttaaatttaggTCGAGACTTCTCTCCGTTACTTCCTTCAGATTTTGTTGTTCGGTCACTGGTACCTTCCACGAAGGTATACACAGCCCAAATTTGTATCGGTCGagtgtttaatttatttttaatcttaCGTTCAATTTTAGGATACCGAAGCTTGTATGGAAAGTATAGCATTGGCCTTGCATAAGTATTTACTTCTCTGACCAAGTATTTACTTACGTATGCTTGTATAATCGATTCCTGGTATAAAAATTACATCTTGCTCGTGATAAGAAAAATGTGTACTTCCTTTATCTGTGCTTCTGCGAAGTTTAAAGTAGGTGATACTCAATGATGTATTTATCGTTTATATGTAAAGCttattttatcgtttctttCTATACAACTGCTATTCGTAATTTCAATCAGATCCTTGTCTCAAATGTGAACGAGCGGGTCTATATATACGAGATGCACTGGGCAGCAAGCCTACATTcagtttgttaatttcttagtGATTACTTGCTAAAAGCTAATTTGGCATTATGGTGTGTATTAAACgagtttaatattatttattccgcTCCGATTCGACATATTGCTCTAACAAGTGTTTGCTTGCGAAACACGTGATTATATCAAAATTGATTTATCATATTCGTTCAATCGCTTTAACGTTTCTTCTTTCTTCCAGAATTATAAAACCCTGATATTATTTATCTTCGTTCTGGATATCGGAAGGAGTATGGCAAACTCAACAATAAGATTTCATTCGCCGTATAGTCTCAAAAACGTTGAAAACTTAGTACTCGGAAAAGATTGGTCTATTAATTGTATGAATCCGGAATTTCTTAATTTGTCAAATTTACGTTTACAATTTCTCCCGGAAAAATTCGTGAGAAGCGATCATATCGAAGCAATCACACTTGACGACAATGATATAGCCATGGTTCCATCGAATGCATTCGATGGAACCCCAAATTTGAAATGTTTAAGTATGGCGAGAAACAAGATTGCGGTTAATCATATGAAAATTAATCACTACGGTATAAAGACATTGATTATAGACGATCAAAAACTTTCCGAAGCGGACGATTTATCGTTAGTCTCAGATGCGGACGAGGATTTGATTCGATTTAATTTACCGAACTTAGAAACTTTATCCTACAAAGGTGCAAATTTTGACCTTTTAAAGAAACATTTGTCAATTTTTCCTAAATTAGATAGAGTTTATTTTGCCAATAGCCAATTGAAATACGTGAATAAAGATCTGTTAATTTATTTTCCAAATATAAGGATCATACATTTAGAAAATAATTCCATTgagaattttaatataaactgtGGAAAGGTGGAGGAAATGTATTTGGACAACAACCCGCTTATACATTTTCGACTCAATCAGTTCGAATGTAACTTAAGGATTCTTTCTTTGTCGAATTGTTTACTGGATCATTCCTTTAATTTAGATATTATGTCTTTAAGAGTATTAGATTTATCACataataatattacttacataccTGAAGAGATGTTTAGGAGCACATCATATCTGAGTCGACTAAATTTAAGTAACAATAAATTAATGTCCTTTCCAAATTTGGAGAATTTAAGTAATTTGACGATTCTGTcgttaaattacaatttaattaacgATATGCATAATGATATAATTCAATTAGAATCTTTACGAATGTTAGGCTTACGTGGAAATTCTATAGAACATATTGGCGAAAATACGTTCTCGCTACTCATCGCTTTAGAATACTTAGATTTATCGGAAAATTATTTACGTTATTTGCCTCCGACTTGGGGTGAAAATTTGCGTAAGTTACGTCATCTAAATTTAGACgcgaattattttaaaaatatagaagATACTATGATAAGTTCTATAGTAAATTTAAGAaacttatttataaataatactgGAATTACGTCGATAAATTCAGAGGCATTGCGGTATTTACCAAACTGTAATATTTATGTTTGTACTATTCCTTAAAGGTTGTTTCATTTGTTTCTATGAAAACTGAACTTCTACTAAATTGTAGAAGAACTGTATATGAATTAATAGCGTTCGTAATTATTTACTTTATCGTAAATTAATAAAACGCACAATttgcaataatatttatatttttccctTCCTCATCATGCGTAAATACACAGTACTTACATATACACTTTCAAGAATATCGTACGTTAAGAGATTACATAATACTATCATAATCCAAGGGCTAAACTTGTctaatctaatatttataaaataatatatatttctaagagctttaaaattattttaaaaattcaataaacgaTATCGATTATTAACACgaagaatgtttaaaaataGTGAGAAAGTTTTTCATCCAGCCATGAAATCTTCcaatttctatttattatccaattccaattctatttattctaatttctattttatttctgATAAAGTACGGAGTTGAGAAATTTCGAACGATGGAAAAACTGCAGAGCTTTGAATTCATGAAGCTCGAAACATTCTTTGGTTGCGAGGTGTTCTCAGGTATCAACGTTTTAAAAAAACATATTTCCAATCGCGGTATACGTAACTGCGACTCGCGAAAGAGATTTAAGTTGCAATAGCGTATGCTATAATCaacagtacagcggattcatTACGAAGTATAGTTCAACTCTAAAGTATTACACTGATCCGTGTTTTCTGAGAATTACTTCTCGTTAGATCAGCGATATCTTGGCGACTAGGCATATCGCAATAGGTATATCTACTGTTAAGTCTATTCGCTGTGCTTAAGTTGCATTTGGATATCTTTTCGGGTTTGATATCTTCGTAATCCGAACAAGAGAAGATAGAATTTGCAGAACGAAGCACACTCGATTCCAGCGACTAGTAAAGTAACGGACGAGCGATCCTCGGGGCCCTGCGTTCTTCCTCCCGCATCTTCTGTCAACGAGAACAAACATTAGTACCCTCGCGACGAGACACTCGTGTTAGCAACGTTTCAAAACGACAACTTGCCCGGATTCAAATTTCACGTAtttttctctcttccttttcttcCGTTTGTACTTTGCATTCCGTTGGCGTACTTTTACAATGCTAATGGCAGGTGAAGATCTGCTGTAGCGCGGTGACCAATGTTTCTAACATCAGGGCCCTCCGACGCATAGGTTACAGACCTGGGCCATATAGCAGCATTGAATTTCTTCAACGATATGGCTACGTTATAAAGAAacgaattaaaatatttagaacAGAAGGTGCTGCATAGCTGGCATGTGAAGTGGGAAGTACTTTACGCAAGACAATTCTTCGGGGagatcgtttcgtttcgtttcgtttcaatCGTTATTTCCTAATGGTAAGTTTAGCTTTCGAGAAACCAGGAGAAGACTCCGATTTCTCCGTGTTTgtacataattgattttaaaagttGTAACATCCTTTCCATCGAACCGACATTTGCAGATGTTCGTGCGACCATGTCGACCATCGTGCTGGTTATTACTTATGTGTCTCTTGTGTAACATATCGAGGATATCTGGAACTGAAAGTGACGAGATCTTACTTTCCaggaaacaaatacaaaataatgaTCTATCTGTGCAACATTATCAATCTGCTAAAGATCTAGATTATATCTACAACCCAAGGAAACAAATATATCCTAATCCAAAGTATGTGCAATGTACACCGAACACGGTTTTGAATCTTACGCGTATGGGCTTGAAAAGAATCGGCGATTATTTCATATCTAGCCCGGACACGAGGGAGCTGTATCTAGACGACAACGAGATTACAGATATTTCTGTCAATGCATTTACGTCTCTGAAACACCTTGAGATTTTGACTCTATCCGGCAACAATATCCCTATCGACAAAATGTTGCGGTTCAAAAGTCACCAGACTTTGCGAAAACTGATTTTAGACAACAACGCGTTAGACACTGACTATGGAAGCAGCACAAGTATCGAAAATACATCCGAACGGTTCGAGAGCCTCGAGGATTTGTCGCTTAGGCAAAATGGCATTTCGCAATTCAACATTGTTATGGAGGATTTCGCGCCGTATTTGAATACGTTGGATTTCTCTGGAAATATGTTCGAGTCGATAGATGTAGTTACTTTTCCAAAAGCATCGTTTATTTCAGTATGGACAACAACAAGCTCGAAAAGCtggatttgaaaaatttaaacgaCATCGAGGAACTGTCTGTAAGCGGGAACAAGTTTCGAGAATTATGCGGTGAAGATTGCTCGACAAATTCCTGGCTATCGTTAAAAGGGATGATGAAATTGTCGAAGCTGAACGTGTCCCATAATCAGATCAGCATCATCCAGAATGATACGTTTGCGTATACGAAAAATCTCTCCACGATAGATTTATCTTACAACAGCATAGTATCGCTTGCGAAAAATATCTTTAACAAGCTTACTCGACTGCTGGAACTTCGGATGAGTCATAATTTACTCATTACTTTACCAAACACGTGTCCGTtaaattatatgaaatatttgGATGTAAGCAACAATCGAATCGCAGATGTGTCGTGCGACAGCTTTTGCAGCCAGCAATATTTACGCAGGATAGACTTATCGAATAATTATATTTCGTTTCTGAAAGACGATACTTTCTCAAAGATACAAATGCTCGAATGGTTAGACCTCTCGCATAATAGGATCAACAAATTACCCGCAATGTTACAGAACAAAATGCGATACCTTCGTACTCTGTGGTTGAAGAATAACAGTATTGATAACATCGATGACTTATTTACCATAATACCGAATGCTGTTGTCGACCTGCATCTTGAGGAGAATCCATTAGCAAAAATCacgtataaaaatttaattttatacctgAAACAGGAATCGAGCTTGGATTTAGAGGAAGTTGTTCCATATTAGAGGAACATTTGATCTACAGATACAAAAGGTATACGGTATTAGATCTAGAAATCTTCGTGGTAAAATTGTTTCACTTCAATTATACACGGACTATAGACGATTTTGTACTTCGTATCGACTATTTCTTCTCCGATGTATTCTTCTTAAaatattctgatttaaaatatgtttttctaGA
This DNA window, taken from Lasioglossum baleicum unplaced genomic scaffold, iyLasBale1 scaffold2389, whole genome shotgun sequence, encodes the following:
- the LOC143221430 gene encoding cytochrome b-c1 complex subunit 9-like, with the translated sequence MISRFLYRCVFKRTSSFVLSVVVASVFFERAYDHACESTFEWINEGRLWMHIKHKYEETPHTLNYQHNSVEESTSNLQEISNKIRKKD